In one window of Macrotis lagotis isolate mMagLag1 chromosome 5, bilby.v1.9.chrom.fasta, whole genome shotgun sequence DNA:
- the HS3ST5 gene encoding heparan sulfate glucosamine 3-O-sulfotransferase 5 — protein MLFKQQALLRQKLFVLGSLAIGSLLYLVARVGSLDRLQPICPVEGRFGARSQAEIPLRALQFKRGLLHEFRKGNATKEQIRLHNLVQQLPKAIIIGVRKGGTRALLEMLNLHPAVVKASQEIHFFDNDENYAKGIEWYRKKMPFSYPQQITIEKSPAYFITEEVPERIYKMNSSIKLLIIVREPTTRAISDYTQVLEGKERKNKTYYKFEKLAIDSNTCEVNTKYKAVRTSIYTKHLERWLKYFPIEQFHIVDGDRLITEPLPELQLVEKFLNLPPRISQYNLYFNATRGFYCLRFNIVFNKCLAGSKGRIHPEVDPSVITKLRKFFHPFNQKFYQITGRTLNWP, from the exons ATGCTATTCAAACAGCAGGCGTTGCTGAGACAGAAGCTCTTTGTGCTGGGAAGTCTTGCTATTGGAAGTCTTCTATATCTAGTTGCCAGAGTTGGGAGCTTGGATAG ACTACAACCCATTTGCCCCGTTGAAGGTCGATTTGGAGCCCGAAGTCAGGCTGAGATCCCACTCCGGGCACTGCAGTTCAAACGTGGCCTTCTCCACGAGTTCCGGAAGGGCAACGCCACCAAGGAGCAGATTCGACTCCACAATCTCGTGCAGCAACTCCCCAAAGCTATCATCATTGGAGTGAGGAAAGGAGGCACCAGAGCCCTACTTGAGATGCTGAATCTCCATCCTGCTGTGGTCAAAGCCTCACAGGAAATTCACTTTTTTGATAATGATGAGAATTATGCCAAGGGCATTGAGTGGTATAGGAAGAAAATGCCATTTTCATACCCTCAGCAGATCACCATCGAAAAGAGTCCTGCCTATTTTATCACGGAGGAGGTACCAGAAAGGATTTACAAAATGAACTCATCTATCAAGTTACTGATCATTGTCAGGGAACCCACCACAAGAGCTATTTCTGATTATACTCAGGTGctagaggggaaggagaggaaaaataaaacctacTATAAATTTGAAAAGCTGGCAATTGACTCTAATACCTGTGAGGTGAACACTAAGTATAAGGCCGTGAGGACCAGCATCTATACAAAACACCTAGAGAGGTGGCTGAAATACTTTCCAATTGAGCAGTTTCACATAGTAGATGGAGATCGGCTCATTACAGAACCACTGCCAGAACTCCAGTTAGTGGAGAAGTTCCTCAATCTTCCTCCCAGGATCAGTCAATACAATTTATACTTCAATGCTACAAGGGGGTTTTACTGCCTGCGGTTTAACATTGTCTTTAACAAGTGCCTGGCAGGCAGCAAGGGACGCATTCATCCAGAGGTAGATCCCTCTGTAATTACCAAATTGCGCAAATTCTTTCACCCTTTCAATCAAAAATTCTACCAGATCACTGGGAGGACACTGAACTGGCCCTAA